In Priestia megaterium NBRC 15308 = ATCC 14581, the following proteins share a genomic window:
- a CDS encoding ABC transporter ATP-binding protein, producing the protein MKNAIEVNQLRKEFKAYSSRSGLKGAFRDLFTRNYRVMKAVNDISFTVKQGEMVGYIGENGAGKSTTIKMLTGILTPTSGDITVNGMNPHKEREKFAQTIGVVFGQRSQLWWDIAVQESFRLLKKVYKVSDEDYNVHMEHVIQTLDIGPLLDKPVRKLSLGQRMRCELAAALIHNPPLLFLDEPTIGLDVLVKLKIRQFLKEINEKYNTTILLTTHDLADIEALCERVVMLDEGSIIYDGSLQKLRSNWGDLKQVTFEFGTAPNKEQLKLLTQGMPVNWIEGDQKYLWTAQLQNKGDLMSQLIAKVVAKHEISDINIEEISTEEIIRNIYEEGVVNG; encoded by the coding sequence ATGAAAAATGCTATTGAGGTGAATCAACTTCGGAAAGAATTTAAAGCCTATTCTAGCCGCTCTGGCCTTAAAGGGGCATTCCGGGATCTATTTACCCGTAATTATAGAGTCATGAAAGCTGTGAACGATATATCGTTTACCGTAAAACAAGGGGAAATGGTAGGGTATATAGGAGAAAACGGAGCGGGGAAATCGACCACAATCAAAATGCTGACAGGAATCTTAACTCCTACTTCAGGCGACATTACCGTAAATGGAATGAATCCCCATAAGGAAAGAGAAAAGTTTGCCCAAACGATTGGTGTTGTTTTTGGTCAACGCTCTCAGCTGTGGTGGGATATTGCCGTACAAGAATCTTTTCGCCTGTTAAAAAAAGTATACAAAGTGTCAGATGAAGATTATAACGTTCACATGGAGCACGTTATTCAAACGTTAGATATCGGGCCGCTGCTAGATAAGCCAGTGCGAAAGCTTTCTTTAGGTCAAAGAATGCGCTGTGAGCTGGCTGCTGCTCTTATTCACAATCCGCCGCTTCTATTTTTAGATGAACCGACGATTGGTTTAGATGTACTAGTTAAATTAAAAATCCGTCAATTTTTAAAAGAAATTAATGAAAAATACAACACGACAATTTTGCTTACAACACATGATTTAGCAGATATTGAAGCTTTATGTGAACGCGTTGTAATGCTGGATGAAGGCAGTATTATTTATGACGGATCGCTGCAAAAGTTGCGTTCGAACTGGGGCGACCTTAAGCAGGTTACGTTTGAATTCGGAACTGCGCCAAATAAAGAGCAGTTGAAGCTATTGACGCAAGGAATGCCTGTTAACTGGATTGAAGGTGATCAAAAATATTTGTGGACAGCACAGCTTCAAAATAAAGGAGACTTAATGTCGCAGCTGATTGCTAAAGTGGTGGCAAAGCATGAAATCAGCGATATTAACATTGAAGAAATTTCGACGGAAGAAATTATTCGCAACATTTATGAAGAAGGTGTTGTGAATGGATAA
- a CDS encoding B3/B4 domain-containing protein, whose protein sequence is MNFTLSPAIKQLCPSFKMGIIQYKNIEVGDSPQMLKGRLRLFQESIYFDLESKKVTEFEGVSEWRKLFKTFGTDPSKYRPSIEALIRRIGKQTYLPSINSAVDINNFFSLQYEVPIGIYDSSNLEGPIEFTIGKKEESYEALNERNISLENKIISKDALGAFGSPYVDSNRAYVTEKTTQAVQFIYLKPSLSEEQAYKLTKSLSDMFIQIHGGAATYQVIN, encoded by the coding sequence ATGAACTTTACATTATCGCCCGCTATTAAACAGCTTTGCCCTTCTTTTAAAATGGGAATCATTCAATATAAAAATATTGAAGTTGGTGATTCTCCTCAAATGCTAAAAGGACGTCTGCGCCTCTTTCAAGAATCCATTTATTTCGACCTTGAGTCAAAAAAAGTAACAGAATTCGAAGGTGTTAGCGAGTGGAGAAAGCTTTTCAAAACATTTGGAACTGATCCAAGTAAATACCGTCCTTCTATAGAAGCTTTAATTAGAAGAATAGGAAAACAAACGTATTTGCCTTCTATCAATTCTGCTGTGGACATTAACAACTTTTTTTCATTGCAATATGAAGTCCCAATTGGAATTTATGATTCCTCTAATTTAGAAGGCCCCATCGAATTTACTATCGGTAAAAAAGAAGAGTCTTATGAAGCTCTAAATGAACGTAACATTTCTTTAGAAAATAAAATCATTTCTAAAGATGCCCTAGGAGCTTTCGGAAGCCCTTATGTCGATTCTAACCGAGCGTACGTAACTGAAAAGACAACACAAGCTGTACAGTTCATTTATTTAAAGCCTTCACTTTCAGAAGAACAGGCTTATAAACTAACTAAATCCCTAAGTGACATGTTCATTCAAATTCACGGCGGCGCAGCAACCTATCAAGTCATTAACTGA
- a CDS encoding nucleotidyltransferase-like protein has protein sequence MEDVLRPIYQERASNKDTLGILLIEKKKSESPVTDNLDAILFIVTKTTETSLFIKQYEYENERAALYMASEQQMSEWIMRGTNRRIIDWILNGKVLFDRNEYMENLKKRLIDFPREDRTKRIGVEFAKLIRRFKEGKDFYASNHYLDAFNHVIHALHHLARLSVLENGFHPEVTVWNQVKKIEPEIHRLYEELIISQEEVSKRLELLFLASEFLVNKKTELGAKHLVHIMKSKKQEWTFNELVHHPEIRPYAIDLGILLEFLIEKDIIMVKKVETKGKSLYHRHYVAK, from the coding sequence ATGGAAGATGTTTTACGGCCAATATATCAAGAAAGAGCTAGCAATAAAGACACACTAGGTATTTTACTGATTGAAAAAAAGAAATCAGAATCTCCAGTGACGGATAATTTGGATGCTATCTTATTTATTGTGACCAAAACTACAGAAACTTCTCTTTTTATTAAACAATACGAATATGAAAATGAGCGTGCGGCACTTTATATGGCTTCTGAACAGCAAATGAGTGAATGGATTATGAGGGGGACGAACCGCCGTATTATTGATTGGATCTTAAATGGTAAAGTGCTATTTGATCGAAACGAATATATGGAAAACTTAAAGAAACGCTTAATTGATTTTCCTAGAGAAGATCGGACAAAGAGAATAGGTGTCGAGTTTGCTAAGTTGATTCGCCGATTTAAAGAAGGAAAAGACTTTTATGCGTCTAATCATTATTTAGATGCATTCAATCATGTCATTCATGCTCTTCATCATTTAGCACGACTGTCTGTGTTGGAAAATGGATTTCACCCAGAAGTGACAGTATGGAACCAAGTGAAAAAAATAGAACCTGAAATTCATCGTCTTTACGAAGAGCTAATTATTAGCCAAGAAGAGGTTAGCAAGCGTTTAGAGCTGCTTTTCTTAGCGAGTGAATTTCTAGTAAATAAAAAAACTGAATTAGGTGCCAAGCATCTTGTTCATATTATGAAAAGTAAAAAGCAGGAATGGACGTTTAATGAACTGGTTCATCATCCCGAAATACGCCCTTATGCTATTGATTTAGGAATACTTCTTGAGTTTTTAATTGAAAAAGATATCATTATGGTAAAAAAAGTAGAAACCAAAGGAAAGAGTTTGTACCATAGACACTATGTGGCGAAATGA
- a CDS encoding glutamate-1-semialdehyde 2,1-aminomutase yields the protein MQFTKSEQLHAEALEHIVGGVNSPSRSYKAVGGGAPVAMEKASGAYFWDVDGNKYIDYLAAYGPIITGHAHPHITKAITKAAETGVLYGTPTAHEVTFAKMLKEAMPALDKVRFVNSGTEAVMTTIRVARAYTGRDKIIKFAGCYHGHSDLVLVAAGSGPSTLGTPDSAGVPKSIANEVITVPFNDIEPYKEALEKWGDQIAAVLVEPIVGNFGIVEPEPGFLEQVNELTHEAGALVIYDEVITAFRFMYGGAQDLLGVKPDLTAFGKIIGGGLPIGAYGGKKEIMEKVAPLGPAYQAGTMAGNPASILSGIACLEVLKQEGVYEQLDKLGAMLEEGILKHARTYNMPITINRLKGALTVYFTTETVKNYEQAENTDGELFARFFKLMLHQGVNLAPSKYEAWFLTTAHTEQDITDTLEAVEKAFKQLSEER from the coding sequence ATGCAATTTACAAAATCAGAACAATTACACGCTGAAGCGCTCGAGCATATTGTAGGCGGCGTTAACAGCCCTTCACGTTCATATAAAGCCGTAGGAGGCGGAGCCCCTGTTGCAATGGAGAAGGCAAGCGGAGCTTATTTCTGGGACGTTGATGGAAATAAATATATTGACTATTTAGCAGCTTACGGTCCTATCATTACGGGACACGCTCATCCTCATATCACGAAAGCTATTACAAAAGCAGCTGAAACGGGTGTTCTTTACGGTACGCCAACTGCTCATGAAGTCACATTTGCTAAAATGCTCAAAGAAGCGATGCCCGCATTAGATAAAGTGCGCTTCGTCAACTCTGGAACAGAAGCCGTTATGACAACGATCCGTGTAGCACGCGCTTATACTGGACGCGATAAAATTATTAAATTTGCAGGTTGCTACCACGGCCATTCTGACCTTGTATTAGTAGCAGCTGGATCTGGTCCTTCTACACTTGGCACTCCTGACTCTGCTGGTGTACCAAAAAGTATCGCTAACGAAGTCATCACAGTTCCTTTTAACGACATCGAGCCTTACAAGGAAGCATTAGAAAAATGGGGCGATCAGATTGCAGCTGTTTTAGTAGAACCAATCGTTGGAAACTTCGGAATTGTTGAGCCGGAACCTGGCTTTTTAGAACAAGTTAATGAATTAACTCACGAAGCTGGAGCACTTGTTATTTACGATGAAGTTATTACAGCGTTTCGCTTTATGTACGGTGGAGCTCAAGATTTACTTGGTGTAAAACCTGATCTCACTGCATTTGGAAAAATCATCGGCGGCGGCCTTCCAATCGGAGCCTACGGCGGTAAAAAAGAAATCATGGAAAAAGTGGCGCCGCTTGGACCCGCTTATCAAGCAGGTACAATGGCTGGAAACCCAGCTTCTATTCTTTCTGGGATTGCTTGCCTAGAAGTACTAAAGCAAGAAGGTGTTTATGAACAGTTGGATAAGTTAGGGGCGATGCTCGAAGAGGGTATTTTAAAACATGCTCGTACATATAACATGCCTATTACTATCAATCGATTAAAAGGCGCTCTTACTGTCTATTTTACAACCGAAACGGTCAAAAACTATGAACAAGCAGAAAATACAGACGGCGAATTATTCGCACGCTTCTTTAAACTAATGCTCCACCAAGGTGTCAACTTAGCTCCTTCGAAATATGAAGCATGGTTCCTTACTACAGCTCATACAGAACAAGATATTACCGACACATTAGAAGCAGTCGAAAAAGCATTTAAACAATTAAGTGAAGAACGTTAA
- a CDS encoding ABC transporter permease codes for MDKYIEMIRIRFLMMLAYRTNYYSGILIYAINIGAYYFLWSAIYGGKENIQGLSITQMTTYVAVSWMARAFYFNNIDREMATEIKDGKVAVELIKPYSYLGMKTMQGLGEGIFRLLFFSVPGMIIVAFLFPVQFSANAATWLYFGLSLIFSFIINTQINLLTGITTFFLFNNDGLIRAKRVVIDLFSGLLLPISFYPFWAQHIMSYFPFQAISYIPSMIFTNGFKGQEVINALITQAVWSGLLFIPIACLWNIAKKKMVIQGG; via the coding sequence ATGGATAAATATATAGAGATGATACGCATTCGTTTTTTAATGATGCTAGCGTATCGGACGAATTATTACAGCGGAATATTGATTTATGCAATTAATATTGGTGCTTACTATTTTTTATGGTCCGCTATTTATGGAGGAAAAGAGAATATTCAAGGTTTATCCATCACTCAAATGACAACGTATGTAGCCGTTTCATGGATGGCAAGAGCCTTTTACTTTAATAACATTGACCGTGAAATGGCAACGGAAATTAAAGATGGCAAAGTGGCTGTAGAGTTAATTAAGCCTTATAGCTACCTTGGTATGAAAACGATGCAAGGACTGGGAGAAGGGATTTTTCGGCTGCTGTTTTTCTCAGTGCCCGGCATGATTATTGTCGCGTTTTTATTTCCAGTACAGTTCTCAGCAAATGCAGCAACATGGCTTTATTTTGGACTGTCTTTAATTTTTAGTTTCATTATCAATACACAAATTAATTTATTAACGGGTATTACGACTTTCTTTCTCTTTAACAATGATGGACTCATTCGAGCGAAGCGCGTTGTTATTGATTTGTTTTCAGGACTTCTTCTGCCCATCAGCTTCTATCCTTTCTGGGCGCAACATATTATGAGCTATTTCCCTTTTCAAGCCATTAGTTATATTCCGAGCATGATTTTCACAAATGGATTTAAAGGGCAGGAAGTAATAAATGCTCTTATCACACAAGCAGTTTGGTCAGGACTTCTATTTATCCCTATTGCATGTTTGTGGAACATAGCGAAGAAAAAAATGGTTATTCAAGGAGGGTAG
- a CDS encoding ABC transporter permease has protein sequence MFYFSIFFQYIGQYMKTRLQYRTDMVVEIISDLLFQTVNLIFILVVFGHTQSLHGWSREEIIFIYGFFLVPFAIFSSFFNIWDFNERYIVKGEMDRILTRPIHSLFQVILERMELESLFGGVTGIAVMAYAASSLHLHFQWYDVFIFLLFILGGALVYAGIFIALASIGFWSDARTSIMPTIYNIGNYGRYPVDIYNNVIRYVLTWILPFAFVGVYPAAYFLGRSEWYGYAFLTPVMGIVFFVISIFLWNTGVKKYRGAGN, from the coding sequence ATGTTTTATTTTTCGATTTTCTTTCAGTACATCGGTCAATATATGAAAACAAGGCTTCAGTATCGTACCGACATGGTAGTTGAAATCATATCGGACTTATTATTTCAAACGGTTAACTTAATTTTTATTTTAGTTGTATTTGGTCATACTCAGTCGCTGCACGGATGGTCACGAGAGGAAATTATCTTTATTTATGGTTTCTTTTTAGTTCCTTTTGCTATTTTTTCGTCTTTCTTTAACATTTGGGATTTCAATGAACGCTACATTGTTAAAGGAGAAATGGACCGAATTTTAACGCGGCCGATTCATAGTTTGTTTCAAGTTATTTTGGAGCGAATGGAGCTAGAATCATTGTTTGGTGGTGTCACTGGGATTGCCGTAATGGCTTACGCTGCGTCTTCTTTACATCTTCATTTCCAGTGGTATGATGTTTTTATTTTTCTATTATTTATTTTAGGAGGAGCGCTTGTATACGCAGGAATTTTCATCGCCTTAGCAAGCATAGGCTTCTGGTCGGATGCCAGAACCTCTATTATGCCTACTATTTATAATATTGGAAACTATGGAAGGTATCCTGTAGATATTTATAATAATGTCATCCGATATGTTTTAACGTGGATTCTTCCTTTTGCATTTGTAGGCGTATATCCAGCTGCTTATTTCTTAGGAAGGTCAGAATGGTATGGATATGCATTTTTAACCCCAGTTATGGGAATCGTCTTTTTTGTAATCTCTATTTTCTTATGGAATACAGGGGTCAAAAAATACAGAGGAGCAGGCAATTAA
- the queG gene encoding tRNA epoxyqueuosine(34) reductase QueG: protein MNAYQLKEEIISYSKEIGIDKIGFASASMFDELKNRLLAQQELGYASGFEEPDIEKRVDPTLVVPKARSIISIALAYPSKLKDAPKSTKEDRRGIFCRASWGQDYHTVLRDRLQKLETFIKEKVPAAILQSMVDTGELSDRAVAERAGIGWSGKNCAIITPEFGSYVYLGEMITDIPFPPDKPIEDGCGTCNKCVDACPTGALVTGGQLNSQRCIAFLTQTKGFLAEEFRSKLGNRLYGCDTCQTVCPENKGKDFHFHPEMEPDPELAKPKLKPLLTMSNREFKEKFGHVSGSWRGKKPIQRNAIIALAHFKDQTAVPDLIELIKNDVRPVIRGTAAWALGKIGDKEALDILMNLREKEKDQEVIEEMSKGIEMLQEI from the coding sequence ATGAATGCGTATCAGTTGAAGGAAGAAATTATTTCATATAGCAAAGAGATTGGAATCGATAAGATTGGATTTGCGAGTGCTTCCATGTTTGATGAGTTAAAGAATCGATTGTTAGCACAGCAAGAGTTAGGTTATGCTTCAGGCTTTGAAGAACCTGATATTGAAAAGAGAGTAGATCCCACATTAGTTGTTCCAAAAGCTAGATCGATTATTTCAATTGCACTTGCGTATCCTTCTAAATTAAAGGATGCACCAAAGAGCACAAAGGAAGATCGTCGAGGAATCTTTTGCCGTGCTTCTTGGGGGCAAGATTATCATACGGTTCTACGTGATAGGCTTCAAAAGCTTGAAACCTTCATAAAAGAAAAAGTGCCTGCAGCTATCCTTCAATCGATGGTAGACACAGGTGAGCTGTCGGACCGAGCTGTAGCAGAAAGAGCTGGTATTGGCTGGAGCGGTAAGAACTGTGCCATTATTACACCTGAATTTGGTTCCTACGTGTATTTAGGAGAAATGATTACAGATATCCCGTTTCCTCCTGATAAACCGATAGAGGACGGTTGTGGTACTTGTAATAAGTGTGTTGATGCGTGCCCTACAGGTGCGCTTGTAACAGGTGGTCAGCTGAATTCGCAGCGATGCATTGCCTTTTTAACCCAAACAAAAGGATTTTTAGCTGAAGAATTTCGAAGTAAATTAGGCAATCGTTTATATGGCTGTGATACATGTCAAACTGTGTGTCCTGAAAATAAAGGAAAAGACTTTCATTTTCACCCTGAGATGGAGCCTGACCCAGAACTTGCGAAGCCTAAATTAAAACCGCTTTTAACGATGAGTAATCGTGAATTCAAAGAGAAATTTGGACATGTTTCAGGTTCTTGGAGAGGGAAAAAGCCAATTCAGCGTAATGCCATTATTGCACTGGCCCATTTTAAAGATCAAACCGCTGTTCCAGATTTAATTGAATTAATTAAAAATGACGTTCGCCCTGTCATTCGAGGAACAGCGGCATGGGCGTTAGGCAAAATTGGCGATAAAGAAGCGTTAGATATACTTATGAACTTAAGAGAAAAAGAAAAGGACCAAGAAGTAATTGAAGAAATGTCAAAAGGTATAGAGATGCTTCAAGAGATCTAA
- a CDS encoding YgzB family protein, whose product MGIKYSNKINKIRTFALSLIFVGFIVMYGGIFFRSSVWLMTIFMLLGLLCIVASTGVYFWIGMLSTKAVQVTCPTCQKQTKMLGRVDMCMYCNEPLTLDQSLEGKQFDEKYNRKKQKES is encoded by the coding sequence ATGGGGATAAAGTATTCAAATAAAATTAACAAGATTCGCACGTTTGCACTCAGTCTGATCTTTGTTGGGTTCATTGTTATGTATGGGGGAATTTTCTTTCGATCTTCAGTCTGGCTAATGACTATTTTTATGCTTTTGGGTTTGCTGTGCATCGTAGCTAGTACCGGCGTTTATTTCTGGATTGGCATGCTTTCTACAAAAGCGGTTCAAGTAACCTGCCCTACATGTCAAAAGCAAACCAAAATGCTAGGGCGCGTAGATATGTGTATGTATTGCAACGAGCCGCTTACGCTTGACCAGTCTCTTGAAGGAAAACAATTCGACGAAAAGTATAATAGAAAAAAACAAAAAGAAAGCTGA
- the perR gene encoding peroxide-responsive transcriptional repressor PerR, with protein sequence MSNHLQEALETLKGTGVRITPQRHAILEYLINSMTHPTADDIYKALEGKFPNMSVATVYNNLRVFREVGIVKELTYGDASSRFDYVTTEHYHVICESCGKIVDFHYPGLDEVEKLAAHITDFDISHHRMEIYGTCPDCTAKKAH encoded by the coding sequence GTGTCAAATCATTTACAAGAAGCCCTTGAAACGTTAAAAGGTACTGGCGTTCGTATCACACCACAACGTCATGCTATTTTAGAGTATTTAATCAATTCAATGACACATCCAACAGCAGATGATATTTATAAAGCGCTGGAAGGTAAGTTCCCAAATATGAGTGTAGCGACCGTTTACAATAATTTAAGAGTATTTCGCGAAGTAGGTATTGTAAAGGAACTAACATACGGTGATGCATCAAGCCGGTTTGATTATGTTACAACAGAGCATTACCATGTGATTTGCGAAAGCTGCGGAAAAATTGTGGATTTTCATTATCCTGGTTTAGACGAAGTAGAAAAGCTGGCTGCTCATATTACTGACTTTGATATTAGTCACCATCGAATGGAAATTTACGGAACGTGTCCTGATTGTACGGCTAAAAAAGCGCATTAA
- a CDS encoding FUSC family protein, whose product MKLGARILKTGIAITLSLLLGEFLSLPSPIFAAIAAVFAIQPSIYRSYLTILEQIQANVIGAASAVCFGLIFGTHPIIIGFTAVVVIAVNLKLRINNTIGLALVTVIAIMENPGDNFVEYALIRFGTVLLGVFSAFIVNLIFIPPKYETRLYYKIVSTTEEIIKWIRMNLYHASEHTLLKEDIEKMKDNVAKMNQIFDFYKEERTYSTKKRFVKSRKLVLFRQMITVTTRALTTLKLLHRVENDLQVMPQQFQDLIKSEVECLLMYHEQVLLKFIGKLRVQPTTTVPNEACVGKRALIDKFMQYKIYDNDEENKVIYHIFPLISVIIEYSEELEHLDKLIDTFQNYHKDANSFDINHQRQED is encoded by the coding sequence ATGAAACTTGGTGCCCGCATCTTAAAAACGGGAATTGCCATTACACTTTCATTGTTATTAGGTGAATTTCTAAGTTTACCATCTCCAATATTTGCGGCAATTGCGGCAGTTTTTGCAATTCAACCGTCTATTTACAGATCTTATTTAACAATATTGGAGCAAATACAGGCGAATGTGATTGGAGCTGCTTCTGCAGTTTGTTTTGGACTTATTTTTGGTACCCATCCCATCATTATTGGTTTTACCGCTGTTGTTGTCATTGCAGTTAACTTAAAATTACGTATTAATAATACAATTGGGCTTGCGCTTGTGACAGTAATTGCAATCATGGAAAATCCAGGAGATAATTTCGTTGAATATGCACTTATACGCTTTGGTACAGTGTTACTTGGGGTATTCTCAGCATTTATTGTCAATCTTATTTTTATTCCGCCAAAGTATGAAACAAGGTTGTATTATAAAATTGTAAGCACAACGGAAGAAATTATTAAATGGATTCGCATGAATCTTTATCACGCATCTGAGCACACATTGTTAAAAGAAGACATTGAAAAAATGAAAGACAATGTGGCTAAAATGAATCAAATCTTTGATTTTTACAAAGAAGAACGCACTTATTCAACCAAAAAACGTTTTGTTAAGTCACGCAAGCTCGTTTTATTTCGTCAAATGATTACCGTAACAACACGAGCTCTTACAACCTTGAAACTACTTCACCGAGTGGAAAATGATCTTCAAGTCATGCCGCAGCAATTTCAAGATTTAATCAAATCTGAAGTTGAGTGCCTGTTAATGTATCATGAGCAAGTATTATTAAAATTCATTGGGAAATTACGCGTACAGCCAACCACTACTGTACCAAACGAAGCCTGCGTTGGAAAACGAGCTTTAATCGATAAATTTATGCAGTACAAAATATACGATAATGATGAAGAGAATAAGGTTATTTATCATATCTTCCCTTTAATTTCTGTCATCATTGAGTATAGTGAAGAGTTAGAGCATCTTGATAAGCTGATTGATACGTTCCAAAACTATCACAAGGATGCTAACTCATTTGATATTAATCATCAACGACAAGAAGATTAA
- the bcp gene encoding thioredoxin-dependent thiol peroxidase: protein MTAVVGEKAPDFVLMSTNGEQVSLASMKGKNVVLYFYPKDMTPGCTTEACDFRDQHENFEELDAVILGVSPDPIDKHHKFIDKHGLPFLLLADEDHSVAEEYGVWTLKKNFGKEYMGIERSTFIINKEGMLVKEYRKVRVKGHVEEALSFIKEKMA from the coding sequence ATGACAGCTGTAGTTGGAGAAAAAGCACCCGATTTTGTATTGATGTCTACAAATGGAGAGCAAGTATCACTAGCGTCGATGAAAGGAAAAAACGTTGTGCTGTATTTTTATCCGAAAGATATGACGCCAGGCTGTACAACAGAAGCCTGTGATTTCAGAGATCAGCATGAAAATTTTGAAGAGCTAGATGCGGTAATTCTAGGAGTGAGCCCGGATCCAATCGACAAACACCATAAGTTTATTGATAAGCACGGCCTTCCATTCTTACTTTTAGCTGACGAAGATCACAGCGTAGCTGAAGAGTATGGAGTATGGACACTGAAAAAAAACTTTGGAAAAGAATATATGGGCATTGAACGCTCCACTTTTATCATTAATAAAGAAGGAATGCTCGTAAAAGAATATCGTAAGGTTCGAGTGAAAGGGCATGTGGAAGAAGCTTTATCATTTATTAAAGAAAAAATGGCATAA
- a CDS encoding ion channel, whose translation MMVIFLILVIIVFVIGSMKFLFEKELGEFHFFSIGHFFVLFYSYITVLLGFSLIYTVCEMGSIPVLSGGFEHEGHYFYTLFNSMYFSAATLFSVGYGDMYPVGIGKLFATFEAFIGYIMPAIFVMRTVTRT comes from the coding sequence ATGATGGTTATTTTTCTAATCCTCGTTATCATTGTTTTTGTAATTGGTAGTATGAAGTTTCTCTTTGAAAAAGAACTTGGAGAATTTCATTTTTTCTCAATTGGTCATTTCTTTGTCTTGTTTTATTCATATATTACAGTTTTATTGGGATTTAGCCTTATTTATACAGTATGTGAGATGGGGAGTATTCCAGTATTAAGCGGAGGGTTTGAACATGAAGGTCATTATTTCTATACCCTGTTTAACAGTATGTATTTCAGCGCAGCGACGTTATTTTCAGTAGGCTACGGAGATATGTATCCGGTTGGAATTGGGAAATTATTTGCAACTTTTGAAGCGTTTATCGGCTATATTATGCCTGCAATCTTTGTGATGCGAACTGTTACCCGCACTTAA
- a CDS encoding amidase domain-containing protein yields MLTKRNVLYTLIKARADSYVKGELHEDFKPFIEHQCELKRSLIKKREVDVLKCNMKGSIQSAHTDQEETRVLYKVHIQAFLKQNDFFYIEEEIEDRLALFYKDTLIQDELLVKGFSEDKAEMDVEEVEEDEERASYYDRLAAVQYAEKHWDKPNESYKQFEVNCTNYISQCLHAGKAPMRGYPKKANGWWMRGNAWSYSWAVAHSMHSYLSNSKSGLRAVRKSSASELVPGDVICYDFEGDGRWNHTTIVVAKDGHGMPLVNANTYNSRMRYWAYEDSTAYTPKIKYDFFHIVDR; encoded by the coding sequence ATGCTAACAAAAAGGAATGTATTATATACTTTAATTAAAGCGCGTGCGGACAGCTATGTAAAAGGTGAGCTTCATGAAGACTTTAAGCCTTTCATTGAACATCAGTGTGAGCTAAAGCGGTCTCTTATAAAAAAAAGAGAAGTTGATGTTTTAAAATGTAATATGAAAGGTTCTATTCAATCTGCTCATACGGATCAGGAAGAAACAAGAGTATTATATAAGGTGCACATTCAGGCATTTTTAAAACAAAACGATTTTTTCTATATAGAAGAAGAAATTGAAGATCGTTTAGCTCTTTTTTATAAAGATACGCTTATTCAAGATGAGCTGCTGGTAAAGGGTTTTTCTGAAGATAAGGCTGAAATGGATGTAGAAGAAGTAGAGGAAGACGAAGAAAGAGCCTCTTATTATGATCGTCTTGCGGCTGTTCAGTATGCAGAAAAACATTGGGATAAACCTAATGAGAGTTATAAGCAGTTTGAGGTAAACTGCACCAACTATATTTCACAGTGTTTGCATGCAGGAAAGGCGCCGATGCGGGGATATCCTAAAAAAGCAAACGGATGGTGGATGAGAGGGAACGCCTGGAGCTATAGCTGGGCAGTTGCTCATTCCATGCACAGCTATTTAAGTAACTCCAAATCAGGACTTCGGGCTGTGAGGAAATCTTCAGCAAGCGAACTTGTCCCGGGAGACGTTATCTGCTACGATTTTGAAGGAGATGGAAGATGGAATCATACGACGATTGTTGTAGCAAAAGACGGTCACGGTATGCCTCTTGTGAATGCGAACACGTATAATAGTCGAATGAGATATTGGGCTTATGAAGATTCAACGGCTTACACGCCAAAGATTAAGTATGATTTTTTCCATATCGTTGATCGGTAA